Proteins co-encoded in one Hypanus sabinus isolate sHypSab1 chromosome 6, sHypSab1.hap1, whole genome shotgun sequence genomic window:
- the LOC132394971 gene encoding 5-hydroxytryptamine receptor 5A-like yields MVTSNYTPWANWTAGPADLSPKPASVFSILVLTLLAMLVLATFLWNVLVLVTILRVRTFHRVPHNLVASMAISDVMVAALVMPLSLVHELDGRRWRLGKVLCQVWISFDVLCCTASIWNVTAIALDRYWSITRHLEYTLKTRKKISNIMIVLTWVLSSVISLSPLFGWGKTYSEQDEQCQVSQEPSYTIFSTFGAFYLPLSVVLFVYWKIYKAAKFRIGTRRTNTITPMPEVVEVKEASHQPEMVFTVRHATVTFQTDGDTWREQKEKKAALMVGILIGVFVLCWIPFFITELINPLCSCDIPPIWKSIFLWLGYSNSFFNPLIYTAFNKNYNNAFRNLFSRQR; encoded by the exons ATGGTCACGTCCAACTACACGCCGTGGGCGAACTGGACGGCGGGACCGGCGGACCTGTCCCCGAAACCGGCCTCGGTTTTCAGCATCCTCGTGCTGACCTTACTGGCGATGCTGGTGCTCGCCACTTTCCTCTGGAACGTCTTGGTCCTGGTCACCATCCTGCGAGTGAGGACGTTCCACCGGGTCCCGCACAACCTGGTCGCCTCCATGGCCATCTCGGACGTGATGGTGGCGGCGCTGGTCATGCCCCTCAGCCTAGTCCACGAGCTGGACGGGCGGCGCTGGAGGCTGGGCAAGGTCCTGTGTCAGGTCTGGATCTCCTTCGATGTCCTGTGTTGCACGGCCAGTATCTGGAACGTGACGGCCATCGCCCTAGACCGCTACTGGTCCATCACTAGGCACTTGGAGTACACGCTGAAAACGAGAAAGAAGATTTCCAACATCATGATCGTCCTGACATGGGTCCTGTCCTCCGTCATCTCCCTCTCGCCCCTCTTCGGCTGGGGCAAAACTTACTCGGAGCAGGACGAGCAGTGCCAAGTGAGTCAGGAGCCCTCCTACACCATCTTCTCCACCTTCGGGGCGTTCTACCTGCCCCTCAGCGTGGTCCTGTTCGTctactggaaaatttacaaagctgCCAAATTTCGGATCGGAACCCGCCGGACCAACACCATCACCCCGATGCCTGAGGTTGTGGAG GTGAAGGAAGCCTCTCATCAGCCTGAGATGGTCTTCACTGTTCGCCACGCGACCGTCACCTTCCAGACGGATGGCGATACCTGGCGGGAGCAGAAAGAGAAGAAAGCCGCGCTGATGGTTGGCATTCTCATCGGGGTCTTTGTGCTGTGTTGGATCCCGTTCTTCATCACGGAACTCATCAACCCCCTCTGCTCATGCGACATCCCCCCGATCTGGAAGAGTATTTTCCTCTGGCTCGGATACTCCAATTCTTTCTTCAACCCACTGATATACACCGCCTTCAACAAGAACTACAACAACGCCTTCAGAAACCTCTTCTCCAGGCAGCGGTGA